Proteins found in one Stigmatopora nigra isolate UIUO_SnigA chromosome 15, RoL_Snig_1.1, whole genome shotgun sequence genomic segment:
- the LOC144208972 gene encoding uncharacterized protein LOC144208972 isoform X2, whose translation MSKRRQSGKGDVLTGYLAERLARLLRDIVDVVEEAVSEYRDETLRTRLENEQLRRQLGDFLGPGSRLPAASKCLAIRNPKKVCTPDHVRAPVLSTPERASASLLVRPDRTPVLPVLRGEPVATPSPTVKIEQEDSHVPPMESDPQINSLKNVGRRQVEKNGHVGETSSEGGLAYECPRCGQVFSQACRLRLHLEQKRKSYACERCCKSFAQSADLRRHVRTHTGERPHRCSFCAKSFSQRGNLRRHVRIHTGERPYRCAACRRNFSDGDTLKKHARTHRKVDEVEACRNGTT comes from the exons ATGAGCAAACGAAGACAGTCGGGCAAAGGCGACGTGCTCACCGGCTACCTAGCCGAGCGTCTTGCGCGGCTGCTGCGGGACATCGTGGACGTGGTGGAGGAGGCGGTCAGCGAGTACCGGGACGAGACGCTCCGCACGCGGCTGGAGAACGAGCAACTCCGCCGGCAGCTCGGCGACTTCCTCGGGCCGGGGTCGCGGCTTCCAG CTGCTAGCAAGTGTTTGGCCATCAGGAACCCGAAGAAAGTCTGCACCCCCGACCACGTTAGAGCGCCCGTGTTGAGCACACCCGAGCGAGCGTCGGCGTCTCTCCTCGTCCGTCCGGACCGGACGCCCGTTCTCCCGGTGCTCCGAGGTGAACCCGTGGCCACGCCATCTCCCACTGTCAAAATCGAACAGGAGGACTCTCACGTCCCGCCCATGGAAAGTGACCCACAGATCAATTCCTTGAAGAATGTCGGGCGACGACAAGTTGAAAAAAACG GACACGTTGGCGAGACATCGTCGGAGGGCGGCCTGGCGTACGAGTGCCCCCGCTGCGGGCAAGTTTTCTCCCAGGCGTGCCGCCTTCGCCTCCACTTGGAACAGAAGCGCAAAAGCTACGCGTGCGAGCGTTGCTGCAAGTCGTTCGCGCAGTCGGCCGACCTGCGACGCCACGTGCGCACCCACACGGGCGAGCGTCCGCACCGCTGCTCCTTCTGCGCCAAAAGCTTCAGCCAGAGAGGAAACCTGCGACGCCACGTGCGCATCCACACGGGTGAGCGACCGTATCGTTGCGCCGCGTGTCGTCGCAATTTCAGCGATGGCGACACGCTCAAGAAACACGCGCGCACGCACCGCAAGGTGGACGAGGTCGAGGCCTGTCGGAATGGGACTACTTAA
- the casc3 gene encoding protein CASC3 isoform X1: protein MADRRRRRRRASQDSEDDDDESASGSESPKSGSQTSKSRGPKEPEPPETATERTEAKEEVQSECESEDGVGEAVLSDYDSADPEENGSRSEGAEEEEDDGEVYSDDEAAAVVAAAAPAAEAELPAPVQQEQVEDNEDGDEPIKEEEEEEEEKAKSAGERQSGDGQESTEDPESKAGVQPGQRLDDDEDRKNPAYIPRKGLFFEHDVRGHTQEDERPKGRNRKLWKDEGRWEHDKFREEEQAPKSREELISAYGYDIRNGERAYGQRRPRPSMSPNREQQQRWREGGERLPRSWQSARGGRGGGPPRGGPPHHVSPATTPQAYHQRDAAIYRGRGPRLPARHTSESQVPQRAFPKTSPEPAVDGARVVEDHPPIKSGPGREASPERRGGAPSARLPHAPASPGEASPPAERPVERKSYSLARRSRSRPSEVGGKRVVSTEEAAIPEDSAVAAGAEELERDVARLNLVSGRTWNQSPTSYVHPEMRGLHVGGGPPPPPPSFSGLDEMSGSANRAKRYSSQRQRGVTEAPPPLHVGVMEGHFYEPMTYPAPMYAHGDAPAPIAPQGMLVQPEMHIPHPGLHAHQSGGPIANPAIYGGPPVSLSPGQPQPLLPPPFYPPPGVMTFPYPTMYPSPQGQSQVTYGGVTYYDTMQQQAQPKPSPPRRTSQPVTVKPPPPEVPFASE from the exons ATGGCGGACCGGCGACGGAGGCGGAGGCGCGCGTCCCAGGACAgcgaagacgacgacgacgagtcTGCTTCGGGCTCGGAGAGCCCCAAATCAGGCTCGCAGACGAGCAAGAGCCGCGGCCCCAAGGAGCCCGAACCGCCCGAAACCGCTACTGAGCGGACCGAGGCCAAGGAGGAAGTGCAGTCCGAGTGT GAGAGTGAAGATGGCGTAGGAGAAG CCGTTCTCTCGGACTACGACAGCGCCGACCCGGAAGAAAATGGCTCCCGCTCAGAG GgagcggaggaggaggaagatgacggCGAAGTCTACAGTGACGACGAAGCGGCAGCGGTGGTGGCGGCAGCAGCGCCGGCCGCGGAGGCGGAGCTCCCTGCCCCGGTCCAGCAGGAGCAGGTAGAGGATAACGAAGATGGAGATGAGCCtattaaagaggaggaggaggaagaggaggagaaagccAAGTCGGCGGGAGAACGGCAGAGCGGCGACGGGCAG GAGTCCACGGAGGACCCCGAAAGCAAAGCGGGAGTACAGCCCGGCCAACGGCTCGATGACGACGAAGACCGCAAGAATCCGGCATACATCCCACGCAAGGGCCTCTTCTTTGAGCACGACGTGCGAGGCCACACCCAGGAAGACGAGAG GCCCAAAGGCAGAAATAGGAAGCTGTGGAAGGACGAAGGGCGCTGGGAGCACGACAAGTTCCGCGAGGAGGAGCAGGCGCCCAAAAGCCGCGAAGAGCTCATCTCCGCCTACGGTTACGATATTCGCAATGGCGAGCGCGCTTATGGACAGCGAAGACCTCG GCCCAGCATGTCCCCCAACAGAGAACAACAGCAGCGATGGCGAGAAGGGGGAGAGCGATTGCCGCGCTCTTGGCAGAGCGCTCGCGGAGGAAGGGGCGGTGGGCCCCCGCGAGGAGGCCCCCCTCACCACGTATCTCCCGCTACCACCCCGCAAGCGTACCACCAACGCGACGCCGCCATCTACCGCGGCCGAGGCCCCCGCCTTCCCGCGCGGCACACGTCGGAATCGCAAGTCCCTCAACGGGCGTTCCCCAAAACCTCGCCCGAGCCGGCGGTAGATGGGGCGAGGGTCGTAGAAGACCACCCGCCAATAAAAAGCGGCCCCGGGAGAGAGGCCTCACCGGAGCGGCGAGGGGGTGCTCCCTCTGCCCGCCTCCCACACGCGCCGGCGTCCCCCGGGGAAGCCTCGCCTCCCGCCGAACGGCCCGTGGAGCGCAAGTCGTACTCCCTGGCCCGGAGGAGTCGCTCGCGGCCGTCCGAAGTGGGCGGCAAGCGGGTGGTGTCGACGGAAGAGGCGGCCATACCCGAAGactcggcggtggcggcgggcgCGGAGGAGCTGGAGCGGGACGTGGCTCGGCTGAATCTGGTCTCCGGGCGGACCTGGAACCAGAGTCCCACCTCGTACGTGCACCCGGAGATGAGAG GCCTGCACGTGGGCGgcggtcctcctcctcctccgccgtcTTTCTCCGGCTTGGACGAGATGTCCGGCAGCGCCAACCGCGCCAAGCGCTACTCGTCCCAGCGGCAACGGGGAGTGACCGAGGCGCCCCCGCCTCTGCACGTGGGCGTCATGGAGGGACACTTCTACGAGCCAA TGACGTACCCGGCGCCCATGTACGCGCATGGCGACGCCCCGGCCCCCATCGCGCCCCAAGGCATGCTGGTCCAGCCTGAGATGCACATCCCCCATCCGG GTCTTCACGCCCACCAGTCGGGAGGTCCTATTGCTAACCCCGCCATCTACGGAGGGCCCCCCGTGTCTCTGTCACCTGGGCAACCGCAGCCACTGCTGCCGCCGCCTTTCTACCCGCCGCCGGGGGTCATGACCTTCCCTTATCCCACCATGTATCCCAGTCCGCAG GGTCAATCGCAGGTGACGTATGGGGGCGTGACCTATTACGACACGATGCAGCAGCAGGCGCAACCCAAACCTTCGCCGCCCCGCCGCACGTCCCAACCCGTGACCGTCAAGCCCCCGCCTCCGGAAGTGCCCTTTGCCTCAGAGTGA
- the LOC144208972 gene encoding uncharacterized protein LOC144208972 isoform X1: MRPCSLFFCRPVDKPPKPVCTMSKRRQSGKGDVLTGYLAERLARLLRDIVDVVEEAVSEYRDETLRTRLENEQLRRQLGDFLGPGSRLPAASKCLAIRNPKKVCTPDHVRAPVLSTPERASASLLVRPDRTPVLPVLRGEPVATPSPTVKIEQEDSHVPPMESDPQINSLKNVGRRQVEKNGHVGETSSEGGLAYECPRCGQVFSQACRLRLHLEQKRKSYACERCCKSFAQSADLRRHVRTHTGERPHRCSFCAKSFSQRGNLRRHVRIHTGERPYRCAACRRNFSDGDTLKKHARTHRKVDEVEACRNGTT, translated from the exons ACCCTGCTCGCTCTTCTTCTGCCGCCCTGTGGACAAG CCACCAAAGCCAGTGTGCACGATGAGCAAACGAAGACAGTCGGGCAAAGGCGACGTGCTCACCGGCTACCTAGCCGAGCGTCTTGCGCGGCTGCTGCGGGACATCGTGGACGTGGTGGAGGAGGCGGTCAGCGAGTACCGGGACGAGACGCTCCGCACGCGGCTGGAGAACGAGCAACTCCGCCGGCAGCTCGGCGACTTCCTCGGGCCGGGGTCGCGGCTTCCAG CTGCTAGCAAGTGTTTGGCCATCAGGAACCCGAAGAAAGTCTGCACCCCCGACCACGTTAGAGCGCCCGTGTTGAGCACACCCGAGCGAGCGTCGGCGTCTCTCCTCGTCCGTCCGGACCGGACGCCCGTTCTCCCGGTGCTCCGAGGTGAACCCGTGGCCACGCCATCTCCCACTGTCAAAATCGAACAGGAGGACTCTCACGTCCCGCCCATGGAAAGTGACCCACAGATCAATTCCTTGAAGAATGTCGGGCGACGACAAGTTGAAAAAAACG GACACGTTGGCGAGACATCGTCGGAGGGCGGCCTGGCGTACGAGTGCCCCCGCTGCGGGCAAGTTTTCTCCCAGGCGTGCCGCCTTCGCCTCCACTTGGAACAGAAGCGCAAAAGCTACGCGTGCGAGCGTTGCTGCAAGTCGTTCGCGCAGTCGGCCGACCTGCGACGCCACGTGCGCACCCACACGGGCGAGCGTCCGCACCGCTGCTCCTTCTGCGCCAAAAGCTTCAGCCAGAGAGGAAACCTGCGACGCCACGTGCGCATCCACACGGGTGAGCGACCGTATCGTTGCGCCGCGTGTCGTCGCAATTTCAGCGATGGCGACACGCTCAAGAAACACGCGCGCACGCACCGCAAGGTGGACGAGGTCGAGGCCTGTCGGAATGGGACTACTTAA
- the casc3 gene encoding protein CASC3 isoform X2: MADRRRRRRRASQDSEDDDDESASGSESPKSGSQTSKSRGPKEPEPPETATERTEAKEEVQSECESEDGVGEAVLSDYDSADPEENGSRSEGAEEEEDDGEVYSDDEAAAVVAAAAPAAEAELPAPVQQEQVEDNEDGDEPIKEEEEEEEEKAKSAGERQSGDGQESTEDPESKAGVQPGQRLDDDEDRKNPAYIPRKGLFFEHDVRGHTQEDERPKGRNRKLWKDEGRWEHDKFREEEQAPKSREELISAYGYDIRNGERAYGQRRPRPSMSPNREQQQRWREGGERLPRSWQSARGGRGGGPPRGGPPHHVSPATTPQAYHQRDAAIYRGRGPRLPARHTSESQVPQRAFPKTSPEPAVDGARVVEDHPPIKSGPGREASPERRGGAPSARLPHAPASPGEASPPAERPVERKSYSLARRSRSRPSEVGGKRVVSTEEAAIPEDSAVAAGAEELERDVARLNLVSGRTWNQSPTSYVHPEMRGLHVGGGPPPPPPSFSGLDEMSGSANRAKRYSSQRQRGVTEAPPPLHVGVMEGHFYEPMTYPAPMYAHGDAPAPIAPQGMLVQPEMHIPHPGLHAHQSGGPIANPAIYGGPPVSLSPGQPQPLLPPPFYPPPGVMTFPYPTMYPSPQVTYGGVTYYDTMQQQAQPKPSPPRRTSQPVTVKPPPPEVPFASE; encoded by the exons ATGGCGGACCGGCGACGGAGGCGGAGGCGCGCGTCCCAGGACAgcgaagacgacgacgacgagtcTGCTTCGGGCTCGGAGAGCCCCAAATCAGGCTCGCAGACGAGCAAGAGCCGCGGCCCCAAGGAGCCCGAACCGCCCGAAACCGCTACTGAGCGGACCGAGGCCAAGGAGGAAGTGCAGTCCGAGTGT GAGAGTGAAGATGGCGTAGGAGAAG CCGTTCTCTCGGACTACGACAGCGCCGACCCGGAAGAAAATGGCTCCCGCTCAGAG GgagcggaggaggaggaagatgacggCGAAGTCTACAGTGACGACGAAGCGGCAGCGGTGGTGGCGGCAGCAGCGCCGGCCGCGGAGGCGGAGCTCCCTGCCCCGGTCCAGCAGGAGCAGGTAGAGGATAACGAAGATGGAGATGAGCCtattaaagaggaggaggaggaagaggaggagaaagccAAGTCGGCGGGAGAACGGCAGAGCGGCGACGGGCAG GAGTCCACGGAGGACCCCGAAAGCAAAGCGGGAGTACAGCCCGGCCAACGGCTCGATGACGACGAAGACCGCAAGAATCCGGCATACATCCCACGCAAGGGCCTCTTCTTTGAGCACGACGTGCGAGGCCACACCCAGGAAGACGAGAG GCCCAAAGGCAGAAATAGGAAGCTGTGGAAGGACGAAGGGCGCTGGGAGCACGACAAGTTCCGCGAGGAGGAGCAGGCGCCCAAAAGCCGCGAAGAGCTCATCTCCGCCTACGGTTACGATATTCGCAATGGCGAGCGCGCTTATGGACAGCGAAGACCTCG GCCCAGCATGTCCCCCAACAGAGAACAACAGCAGCGATGGCGAGAAGGGGGAGAGCGATTGCCGCGCTCTTGGCAGAGCGCTCGCGGAGGAAGGGGCGGTGGGCCCCCGCGAGGAGGCCCCCCTCACCACGTATCTCCCGCTACCACCCCGCAAGCGTACCACCAACGCGACGCCGCCATCTACCGCGGCCGAGGCCCCCGCCTTCCCGCGCGGCACACGTCGGAATCGCAAGTCCCTCAACGGGCGTTCCCCAAAACCTCGCCCGAGCCGGCGGTAGATGGGGCGAGGGTCGTAGAAGACCACCCGCCAATAAAAAGCGGCCCCGGGAGAGAGGCCTCACCGGAGCGGCGAGGGGGTGCTCCCTCTGCCCGCCTCCCACACGCGCCGGCGTCCCCCGGGGAAGCCTCGCCTCCCGCCGAACGGCCCGTGGAGCGCAAGTCGTACTCCCTGGCCCGGAGGAGTCGCTCGCGGCCGTCCGAAGTGGGCGGCAAGCGGGTGGTGTCGACGGAAGAGGCGGCCATACCCGAAGactcggcggtggcggcgggcgCGGAGGAGCTGGAGCGGGACGTGGCTCGGCTGAATCTGGTCTCCGGGCGGACCTGGAACCAGAGTCCCACCTCGTACGTGCACCCGGAGATGAGAG GCCTGCACGTGGGCGgcggtcctcctcctcctccgccgtcTTTCTCCGGCTTGGACGAGATGTCCGGCAGCGCCAACCGCGCCAAGCGCTACTCGTCCCAGCGGCAACGGGGAGTGACCGAGGCGCCCCCGCCTCTGCACGTGGGCGTCATGGAGGGACACTTCTACGAGCCAA TGACGTACCCGGCGCCCATGTACGCGCATGGCGACGCCCCGGCCCCCATCGCGCCCCAAGGCATGCTGGTCCAGCCTGAGATGCACATCCCCCATCCGG GTCTTCACGCCCACCAGTCGGGAGGTCCTATTGCTAACCCCGCCATCTACGGAGGGCCCCCCGTGTCTCTGTCACCTGGGCAACCGCAGCCACTGCTGCCGCCGCCTTTCTACCCGCCGCCGGGGGTCATGACCTTCCCTTATCCCACCATGTATCCCAGTCCGCAG GTGACGTATGGGGGCGTGACCTATTACGACACGATGCAGCAGCAGGCGCAACCCAAACCTTCGCCGCCCCGCCGCACGTCCCAACCCGTGACCGTCAAGCCCCCGCCTCCGGAAGTGCCCTTTGCCTCAGAGTGA
- the LOC144208975 gene encoding proline-rich transmembrane protein 2, giving the protein MDESQLQGVPDDDGRAAVAQELTTDHLAVGGDTGNASGPAPSSPSKGAHANGHPRSRSNSPRPSLNSPRPSIGRRPSAAPEGPSGESKPRDFLMLAILSCFCPLWPINIVALTFSVMSRNSLQQGNVDGARRLGRNAMVLSVVAILGGIAVIAAAITLNRDVILKSG; this is encoded by the exons ATGGACGAATCACAGCTCCAGGGTGTTCCAGATGACGACGGGCGTGCGGCCGTCGCCCAGGAATTGACCACAGACCACCTGGCGGTGGGCGGAGACACCG GAAACGCCAGTGGTCCCGCCCCTTCCAGCCCATCCAAAGGGGCTCACGCCAACGGGCACCCTCGTTCGAGGTCCAACTCGCCACGGCCTTCGCTCAACTCGCCGCGGCCGTCCATTGGGCGCCGCCCCAGCGCCGCGCCTGAGGGTCCGAGTGGGGAATCCAAACCTCGGGATTTCCTGATGCTGGCCATCTTGTCTTGCTTCTGCCCACTTTGGCCCATCAACATCGTGGCGCTGACTTTCTCTGTCATG TCCCGTAACAGcctgcagcaggggaacgtggACGGAGCCCGGCGCTTGGGCCGCAACGCCATGGTACTGTCCGTGGTAGCCATTTTGGGAGGCATTGCCGTCATCGCCGCTGCCATCACGCTCAACCGCGATG TGATTTTAAAATCGGGATAG